GTTGGACAGAGAGGAGGATCTCACAGTGGGCATGAGCCACACCATCCGCGTGGTCCTTTTAGAAGGAACAACAGTGGACCGCAACTTCAAGGGAATGGTTCTTCTAATCATGGCCATGGTAGCAAACGATACCAGGAACGTTGGATTGATGATTGGAGCTATAACCATCAATCTTTTGGCAGCAGAGTAAACCTTGCACCCCAGCAGAGTGTCGCCTCTCGGCCCTTCATACGTGGTCCAGTTTCAAGTGCTCCTTTTATTCCTCCACCTCCCCCTGTGGGTGCGCGGCCCTATGGTCCCCCAGTGTTCTACAATGGTGAGGTTTGCTGCTTTGAGATACTTGCTTCTGTAGATTATCTTGCGtgctaattatattttgtttcaatttgCAGATGCTTCATCTTTTACGTATTTTGCTCTTGGACCCCACCCAGGTTCACCCGGGCACATGCCTATGTTTCCATATGCACCAATGTCGTCTCCCATACCTGATCCTCACTTGCCTTCCAAAATTGTGAAACAGAtagatattatttttggtatgTTATTTTTGTTATGCATACTAAATGATTCATCCGCTCATTGCTGTCTATTTGCGCATGGTATCAACGCTTGGATTTTCACATGTATCTTGCAGTGATGATAATTTGGTGAAGGACACATATTTGCGCCAGAAAATGGATGTGGATGGATGGGTTCCCATAAACTTAATAGCAAGCTTTAAGAAAGTAAGTCGgtcaaattaatgaaaaatttcCTGCTTATGCTTATTTCTTTATCCATTTTATCTAAACTTAAACTTGCGATTCTTTTTTGATTGTTGGTACATAGAAGAGAAATTTTGAGGCTCTAGATCAGAAAGttgaaaatatcaaaagctTGATTCTTTAATTGGAATTTAGTGAGCAATATaggttaagaattttgaaatgtttCGGTTTTGTTAGATTATTCTTGGATGAAATAAAATGACAATTGATATCTAACTGTAATACGCTTGAGTTTATCAGAAGATTTATATTGATATGGAAATGGTAAATTTGTATGACCAAGAATGCACATTAGAATCATGGTACACTCTTTTTAGTTGGTTTCATTAGGTAACAATGATACTATTTTGAGAATGAAGTAGCTTGGACGGGTTAGTTATTCATGTAAGTTGTCTTTGGAGTGGAATTTGGAGATGCCTGATCGGATCAAAATCTCTGGCTGAAAATCTTGCCTGCCATGATTTGAAACACCAAATCGACTGTTAGTGCTGCCATTTAACCTCTTATCATAGTCACAGAGGCAGCTGGATATTTTATGgctgatcatatcaaactttttAAATGATTTGCCACCTATTACGATGAGACTTAACTATGAATACTAATATTATACATTCTCAATTTTTCAGATTAGGGAGCTGACAGACAATGTCCAACTTATATTGGATGCTTTGCGAGCTTCGAATGTGGTGGAAATACAGGTGAAATGTATCGCATATTTGATCTTCGCAATACCACTTTTCTTATAGTAAATCTTTTACTAGTAGTGTAGTCCAAAATTTTACTGAAAAAACAAGTGAATATGCGATTAACTTATGAGCAAAATCTGTTAATATCCCCTTTTCAGCTTTCTCATGCGACTTGTTCTATATATCTATAGACTTGTTATCCTTTGGGTATTTTGTAGACATTTCATCCCACGACATGCACTTTAGATAGAGTATTGGTGGTTTCTAACTCATCTAGgcgattttttttcttactcttgcagGGAGAAAAGGTGAGGAGGAAGGGTAATTGGAGAAAATGGATAATGCCAACCTTCTTGTATTCTACATGATCAAGTCCTCAATTTCTTTAATGAGCAATATAGGTTAAGAAGTAAAATCATTGAACGAGGAAACAACTGGTTCTTTAgtggtttttttaaaatacaattgtGCATTTTACGATGTCCTTTTACCAAGTACTAATattttgccaaaaatattaattttccgtcaaaatgttatttctaaaaaagaaaagatatatcattaatattgaaatatatgtactacaataaatgataatttcaattattgtttgtattgattatatcaattcatttagttcaaatttgaatttaattcatttttatattaattcaaatataatttatatattatatatttttattcaaattgaaactaaactttattgaaaatataaactaaattaaaaatttttacattgattatatcaatcaatttaatttgtgatatgatttgtgttactatgattatttaatttttattacaaactgtataaataaattttaaacacaaatgatatataatgtatatatatatatatatatatatatattttgatatccTGCACACCTACGTGCACACCTctgtgagcaccgatgaggtgtcacTCATCCATTCGATgtgtaatttttctatatttcatcacatccaatagATGAGTGACACCTCGTCGGTGCTCACAAAAGTGTGTACGGTAGGTGTGCAGgatatcaaaattaattatatgtgtgtgtactgtaataaatgatcactttaattattgtttgcattgattatatcaattcatttaattcaattttgaatttatttaatttttgtattaattcaaataattatgtattatatgttttttatttttttactcaaattgaaACTAATCGAAGATAGCCTAAATTGGGGCAATCCATGGTATTTTTCGATTTCTAGATAATTCAATGTTAAGTGTTGTACAATTATGCCAAGGAAATGGGAATCATGCTGGCTGCGGATCAACTTTTGAAAACTAGATAGATATCGAGCACATaattaaacaagaataaaatgttataaaatattttgaaatatatttatacagatggatttatttatatatttcgagcatgttttagtttgatatttttGAGTATAAGAATAATGTGGGAGCatgttttagtttgatatttcGGAGAATATATCACCCAAATAAATCATATACTTGCTAATATACTATCctccaaaaattagatttacTAGTATTTATCCATTATATACTATCCTCCAAAAATTAGATTAACTTATGAGCAAAATCTGTTAATATCCCCTTTTCAGCTTTCTCATCCGTCTTGTTCTATATATCTATATCCTTTGGGTATTTTGTAGACATTTCATCCCACAACATGCACTTTAGATAGAGCATCGGTGCTTTCTAACTTATCTAGGCGatttttttcttactcttgcagGGAGGAAAGGTGAGGAGGAAGGGTAACTGGAAAATGGATAATTCCAACCATCATGTTTCCTACGGATCAAGTCCTCATTCTCTCAATATTTCTAGTCTGCATATACATGATGAAAAGACAAACACGTAGTTTC
The genomic region above belongs to Primulina tabacum isolate GXHZ01 unplaced genomic scaffold, ASM2559414v2 Contig499, whole genome shotgun sequence and contains:
- the LOC142534417 gene encoding la-related protein 1C-like — translated: MATASDSSASVQSVNSVIDRHSRLASPCSCSSISDQKHVLPSEIFLNQLIAPPASFLAEDGQAEGSENVGVTKKCVWNNPANGVAPQVGALMGTASWPDFSKSARASTKASSSSTDSLEELSHEPIILSQGTSVDSWSSQEVATNSASNHESPIRQCSPELGGDRTSHRNITANGSFSQAPNSHSSVVEASPFKPVKSSISSGVSPRDNTRWDVGQRGGSHSGHEPHHPRGPFRRNNSGPQLQGNGSSNHGHGSKRYQERWIDDWSYNHQSFGSRVNLAPQQSVASRPFIRGPVSSAPFIPPPPPVGARPYGPPVFYNDASSFTYFALGPHPGSPGHMPMFPYAPMSSPIPDPHLPSKIVKQIDIIFGIDDNLVKDTYLRQKMDVDGWVPINLIASFKKIRELTDNVQLILDALRASNVVEIQGEKGGKVRRKGNWKMDNSNHHVSYGSSPHSLNISSRI